A section of the Anabaena cylindrica PCC 7122 genome encodes:
- a CDS encoding T3SS effector HopA1 family protein, translating to MEVLNFLQDVAKNIQIEPNFGVRHPDYKPLELPAEMIARFQKMPADVQEKYLSLQLRSFLYGIYYNGSLQSKLALQSDLANSNLYQNLENNTFLGIDVEFYDRLHQSNAGEGYFDQGWQVAKEESDGTLAVIKHGLTLHIERDCHLSSAEKLANVGDVVAIRMPRNLVQNGFYVAVSSLGSENVNNSDNYAGTVRIYFNLKPEGAIAIMGSLTQKLKEIQLPFTFKVLYNPSDYGRHDSGVLYFEKSEYEQVRQILQTVYTENQSYFQEKIPLFTKQLAPGLGLAEEPDQKFTVQESFGMNRCQIVVNGLLEARQKGDETPENRLKLAIAQFSLLGIDWQRPYLNSKSADIYAPLDLC from the coding sequence ATGGAAGTCCTAAATTTTCTACAAGACGTTGCCAAAAATATACAAATAGAACCCAATTTTGGTGTCCGTCATCCTGATTATAAACCCCTAGAACTTCCCGCAGAAATGATCGCTCGGTTTCAAAAAATGCCTGCGGATGTTCAGGAAAAATACCTGAGTTTACAGCTAAGAAGTTTTCTTTATGGTATCTATTACAATGGTTCTTTACAATCAAAACTAGCATTGCAGTCAGATTTAGCTAATTCAAACCTCTACCAAAATTTAGAAAATAATACCTTTCTAGGAATAGATGTTGAATTTTACGATCGCTTGCACCAAAGTAATGCAGGAGAAGGCTATTTTGACCAAGGCTGGCAGGTAGCGAAGGAAGAAAGCGACGGCACTTTGGCAGTAATAAAACATGGTTTAACTCTGCATATTGAGCGCGATTGCCATTTATCATCAGCAGAAAAATTGGCTAATGTGGGCGATGTAGTTGCGATCCGAATGCCTCGAAATTTAGTTCAAAACGGCTTTTATGTAGCAGTCAGCAGTCTAGGAAGCGAAAATGTCAATAATTCAGATAATTATGCTGGAACGGTGCGGATCTACTTCAATTTAAAGCCTGAAGGTGCGATCGCCATCATGGGAAGTTTAACCCAGAAACTAAAAGAAATTCAACTTCCTTTTACTTTCAAAGTCCTATATAACCCTTCTGATTACGGAAGACATGATTCAGGGGTACTATACTTTGAAAAAAGTGAATATGAACAAGTTCGGCAAATTCTCCAGACTGTTTACACCGAAAATCAATCCTACTTTCAAGAAAAAATTCCCCTCTTTACCAAACAACTAGCACCTGGACTAGGTTTAGCAGAAGAACCCGACCAAAAATTCACAGTTCAAGAAAGTTTTGGCATGAATCGTTGCCAAATTGTAGTTAATGGGTTATTGGAAGCTAGACAAAAAGGAGACGAGACCCCCGAAAACCGTCTTAAATTAGCGATCGCTCAATTTTCGCTGCTGGGAATTGACTGGCAACGTCCTTATCTAAATTCCAAATCCGCAGACATCTACGCTCCCTTAGACTTATGCTAA